From a single Oncorhynchus tshawytscha isolate Ot180627B linkage group LG29, Otsh_v2.0, whole genome shotgun sequence genomic region:
- the LOC112227634 gene encoding suppressor of cytokine signaling 6 yields the protein MTSCLQPDGRTLWIAAPSSGLQEESSRPCQGGPFRMKKISLNTIRKSLNIKVKEEGGGDFVMLQQPSLAADFSKEESLFGGCYTKDLAGCNLGIGDVGEEKAGHNKGRSKSESLMGSLKRRLSVKQKAKVKGGSLAMGSADDDDTFSSSSVPISFNEVKAQRPLRSASLRSHHYSPSPWPLRPVASDEACIKMEVKVKAMVHSPSPDLNGVRKEFRHHDFQMENIFQEPQNGDLNSDKHVPVVLGFTPPDYIQYTMPLEEGMYPEGSHSVPHSFCLDRSLPMEVVTEADSSSLHADHQSQEDQDLVSLNRNLPTDPFVESQSVNGLFIGSNGVMLHSCRDRVNAQQHPAPPQRSPLLPALPSNNISRTYSRFDGADGHVVARVRQQLNFDLDSAPGVSRLYDSVRSSGPMVVTSLTEELKKLARQGWYWGPITRWEAEEKLVNLPDGSFLVRDSSDDRYLLSLSFRSQTKTLHTRIEHSNGRFSFYEQPDVEGHTSMVDLIEFSVKDSENGAFCYSRSRLPGSATYPVRLTNPVSRFMHVRSLQYLCRFVIRQYTRIDLIQNLPLPNKMKDYLQEKHY from the coding sequence ATGACCAGCTGTCTCCAGCCTGATGGGAGGACTCTGTGGATAGCAGCACCGTCTTCAGGACTCCAGGAGGAGAGTAGCCGCCCCTGCCAAGGAGGGCCGTTCAGAATGAAGAAAATCAGCCTTAACACCATCCGCAAGTCCCTCAACATCAAGGtcaaggaggaaggagggggggacTTTGTCATGCTCCAGCAGCCCTCGCTAGCGGCCGACTTCTCCAAGGAGGAATCGCTCTTCGGGGGCTGCTACACTAAAGATCTTGCGGGCTGCAACCTGGGAATTGGTGATGTGGGAGAGGAGAAGGCGGGACACAACAAGGGCCGGTCTAAGAGCGAGAGCCTGATGGGTTCTCTGAAGAGGAGGCTGTCGGTCAAGCAGAAGGCCAAGGTCAAAGGTGGCTCATTAGCCATGGGGTCGGCTGACGATGATgacaccttctcctcctcctcggtCCCAATCAGCTTCAACGAGGTCAAGGCCCAGCGTCCGTTACGATCAGCGTCGCTCCGTAGCCACCATTACAGCCCGTCTCCCTGGCCCCTGCGGCCTGTCGCTTCAGATGAGGCCTGCATCAAAATGGAGGTGAAGGTTAAAGCCATGGTCCATTCCCCCAGCCCAGACCTGAATGGCGTGAGGAAGGAGTTCCGCCACCATGACTTTCAGATGGAGAACATCTTCCAGGAGCCGCAGAACGGAGACCTGAACAGTGACAAACACGTGCCTGTAGTCCTGGGCTTCACGCCACCGGACTACATTCAGTACACCATGCCTTTAGAGGAGGGGATGTACCCAGAGGGGTCCcactctgtcccccactccttcTGCCTGGACAGGTCGCTGCCTATGGAGGTGGTGACGGAGGCGGACAGTAGCTCCCTCCACGCCGACCACCAGAGTCAAGAGGACCAGGATCTGGTGAGTCTGAACCGGAACCTTCCAACGGACCCCTTCGTGGAGTCACAGTCGGTGAACGGCCTCTTCATCGGCTCTAACGGTGTGATGCTCCATAGCTGCAGGGACAGGGTCAACGCTCAACAACACCCCGCTCCTCCCCAGCGCTCCCCTCTCCTGCCCGCGTTACCAAGCAACAACATCTCCAGGACTTACTCCAGGTTCGACGGGGCAGATGGCCACGTGGTGGCCCGGGTGAGGCAACAACTGAACTTTGACCTCGACTCTGCTCCAGGGGTGAGTCGGCTGTATGACTCAGTCCGGAGCAGTGGACCAATGGTAGTAACCAGCCTGACTGAGGAGCTGAAGAAGCTAGCCAGGCAGGGCTGGTACTGGGGACCTATCACACGCTGGGAGGCTGAGGAGAAGCTGGTCAACCTGCCTGACGGCTCGTTTCTGGTCAGGGACAGCTCGGACGACAGGTACCTCCTCAGCCTTAGTTTCCGCTCCCAGACCAAGACCCTCCACACCCGCATCGAACACTCCAACGGACGGTTCAGCTTCTATGAGCAGCCTGATGTGGAGGGACACACGTCCATGGTGGACCTGATAGAATTCTCTGTCAAAGACTCTGAGAACGGAGCCTTCTGTTATTCTAGATCTCGCTTACCAGGGTCCGCCACCTACCCCGTCAGGCTGACCAATCCCGTGTCTCGGTTTATGCACGTGCGCTCTCTGCAGTACTTGTGTCGGTTTGTGATTAGACAGTATACCAGGATTGACCTAATTCAGAACCTGCCTTTGCCCAACAAGATGAAAGATTACCTGCAGGAGAAGCACTACTGA